Proteins from a single region of bacterium:
- the truB gene encoding tRNA pseudouridine(55) synthase TruB: protein MVACGFLNLLKPPGMTSHDVVQVVRRLLHTRAVGHTGTLDPAAAGVLVVAVGPATRLVEFVEAADKAYRAEITLGMTTDTLDAEGQVTSRHSAATVSEADLREVLAGLTGAVEMRPPAHSAISVGGRRLYELARAGEAVEAPLRQVTIYALRLLGFAPGETATALVDVVCSKGTYVRSLAAMVGEGLGCGACLTMLLRTRVGSHTLEQAVTFEELAEDPARHVIPMAEALPDMPRVDVDEATAQALRQGRTMAVAGEPPEGRALVVDEAGEVVCLAEVVRERGASLQPRKVFPAGRGR, encoded by the coding sequence ATGGTTGCGTGCGGCTTTCTGAACCTGCTCAAGCCCCCGGGCATGACCTCACACGATGTGGTGCAGGTCGTGCGGCGGCTGCTGCACACCCGGGCCGTGGGGCACACGGGGACGCTCGACCCGGCGGCGGCGGGGGTGCTGGTCGTGGCCGTGGGGCCGGCGACGCGGCTGGTGGAGTTCGTCGAGGCGGCAGACAAGGCCTACCGGGCAGAGATCACGCTCGGGATGACGACTGATACGCTAGACGCCGAGGGGCAGGTTACATCGCGGCACTCGGCGGCGACGGTGAGTGAGGCAGACCTGAGAGAGGTCCTGGCGGGGTTGACGGGGGCAGTAGAGATGCGGCCGCCGGCCCATTCGGCGATCAGTGTCGGCGGGCGGCGGCTGTATGAGCTGGCCCGGGCGGGCGAAGCGGTCGAGGCGCCGCTGCGGCAGGTCACGATCTACGCGCTGCGCCTACTGGGGTTCGCCCCCGGCGAGACGGCCACGGCGCTGGTGGATGTGGTGTGCTCCAAGGGGACGTACGTGCGGTCCCTGGCGGCGATGGTCGGGGAGGGGCTGGGCTGCGGGGCGTGCCTGACGATGCTGCTGCGCACGCGCGTGGGCAGCCACACGCTCGAGCAAGCTGTGACGTTCGAGGAGTTGGCGGAAGACCCGGCACGCCACGTCATCCCGATGGCCGAGGCGCTGCCGGACATGCCGCGGGTGGATGTGGACGAGGCGACGGCACAGGCGCTGCGGCAGGGGCGGACCATGGCAGTGGCGGGGGAGCCGCCCGAGGGGCGGGCGCTGGTGGTGGACGAGGCCGGGGAGGTTGTGTGCCTGGCTGAGGTGGTGCGCGAGCGGGGAGCGTCGCTGCAGCCGAGGAAGGTGTTTCCGGCCGGTCGCGGTCGGTGA
- a CDS encoding DHHA1 domain-containing protein — protein sequence MRPVAPPPELVALLQARASFVLAVHKGPDGDAAGAALGLAEALRGQGKAVQVVAPTPLPEHYRWLPGAEQFAQVVQGTPEVALMLDCDGLDRVGALGEALKRAPVLAVMDHHATGEPFGQVRYVDSSAASTAQLVHRVLQALGWPVSVDTATCLYTGVATDTGFFRFENTDATALREAAELVAAGAAPTAIAEAVSETRSVPRTQLLGRALQGAQLTRASRIAWAVLGPKDFRDTGTGAGDTEGIVDALKQVEGQQAAVLFKAPEREDRWQISLRSRRVDVAAVAQRFGGGGHARAAGCDVNGSFAEVSARVLEELERQTRNDE from the coding sequence ATGAGGCCCGTCGCGCCTCCGCCTGAACTGGTGGCCCTCCTGCAAGCGAGGGCCAGTTTTGTACTGGCCGTCCACAAGGGGCCCGACGGCGACGCGGCGGGGGCGGCGCTGGGGTTGGCCGAGGCGCTGCGCGGCCAGGGCAAGGCCGTGCAAGTCGTGGCGCCGACGCCGCTGCCGGAACACTACCGGTGGCTGCCGGGGGCGGAGCAATTCGCCCAGGTCGTGCAGGGGACGCCGGAAGTGGCGCTCATGCTGGACTGCGACGGTCTGGACCGCGTGGGGGCGCTGGGGGAGGCGCTGAAGCGGGCGCCCGTGCTGGCCGTCATGGACCACCACGCCACCGGCGAGCCGTTCGGGCAGGTGCGCTATGTGGATAGCAGTGCGGCCTCGACGGCGCAGCTTGTGCATCGGGTGCTGCAGGCCCTGGGGTGGCCGGTGAGCGTGGACACGGCGACGTGCCTGTACACCGGGGTCGCGACGGACACGGGCTTCTTCCGGTTCGAGAACACCGACGCGACGGCGTTGCGGGAGGCGGCCGAGTTGGTGGCGGCGGGCGCGGCGCCCACGGCCATCGCCGAGGCCGTCAGCGAGACGCGCTCCGTGCCGCGGACGCAACTGCTGGGCCGGGCGCTGCAGGGCGCGCAACTGACCCGCGCGAGCCGCATCGCGTGGGCGGTGCTGGGGCCCAAGGACTTCCGCGACACCGGCACCGGCGCGGGCGACACCGAGGGCATCGTGGACGCGCTCAAGCAGGTCGAGGGCCAGCAGGCGGCGGTGCTGTTCAAGGCGCCCGAGCGCGAGGACCGATGGCAGATCAGCCTGCGCTCGCGCCGCGTGGACGTAGCGGCGGTGGCGCAGCGGTTCGGCGGCGGCGGCCATGCCCGCGCCGCGGGCTGCGACGTCAATGGCTCCTTCGCTGAGGTCAGCGCCCGCGTCCTTGAGGAACTGGAGAGGCAAACGCGGAATGATGAATGA
- the rbfA gene encoding 30S ribosome-binding factor RbfA — protein MTMNTRLERVGQLIRDEIADILRREIHDPLIGFVTLTEVEVSSDLRHAKVFFSVLGTPEQVQDSIKGLLRARKHINALLADRIDLRYIPKLRFIYDETAAKAQRMAQLLHDQHETLGPDLERHEAQERELAATGAEADSGGSAGPAAPDDDADDEDFDDEFEDEDVEAEDFDDEDDDEDDDEGDDDEDDDGDEEADDQGGRG, from the coding sequence ATGACCATGAACACACGCCTGGAACGAGTCGGACAACTGATCCGTGACGAGATCGCCGACATCCTGCGGCGCGAGATCCACGACCCGCTGATCGGCTTCGTCACCCTGACCGAAGTCGAGGTGTCCTCGGACCTGCGGCATGCGAAGGTGTTCTTCAGCGTGCTGGGCACGCCTGAGCAAGTGCAGGACTCCATCAAGGGGCTGCTGCGGGCCCGCAAGCACATCAACGCACTGCTGGCCGACCGGATTGACCTGCGCTATATCCCCAAGCTGCGGTTCATCTACGACGAGACCGCGGCGAAGGCCCAGCGCATGGCGCAACTGCTGCACGACCAGCACGAGACGCTGGGGCCGGACCTGGAGCGGCACGAGGCGCAGGAGAGGGAGCTGGCGGCCACGGGGGCGGAGGCTGACTCCGGTGGTTCGGCGGGGCCCGCCGCACCTGATGATGACGCTGACGATGAGGACTTCGACGACGAGTTCGAGGACGAGGACGTCGAGGCAGAGGATTTCGACGACGAGGACGACGACGAGGACGACGATGAGGGGGACGACGACGAGGACGACGATGGGGACGAAGAGGCTGATGACCAGGGGGGGCGGGGATGA
- a CDS encoding DUF503 domain-containing protein, with protein sequence MDPVVGLLTVELYVSDAMSLKDKRSVVSSLLGRVAHKFNVAVAEVDALDNHRLAVIAVTTVANDAQHVTRVLDKVLDFIESEPRAVVQDSRVERL encoded by the coding sequence ATGGACCCCGTCGTCGGCCTGCTGACCGTCGAGCTGTATGTGTCCGACGCCATGAGCCTCAAGGACAAGCGGAGCGTCGTCAGCAGCCTGCTGGGGCGCGTGGCGCACAAGTTCAATGTCGCCGTGGCCGAAGTGGATGCCCTGGACAACCACCGCCTGGCCGTGATCGCCGTGACGACCGTGGCCAACGACGCGCAGCACGTGACGCGGGTGCTGGACAAGGTGCTGGACTTCATCGAGTCCGAGCCCCGAGCGGTGGTGCAGGATAGCCGGGTCGAGCGCTTGTAG
- the infB gene encoding translation initiation factor IF-2: MAKVRVFQLAKEMGLQTEALLAALAKLGVENVTKASAIDDETATALRDIIGEQAAKVKAAEEAKVAEAAAAKEAAAPAAAPAAKRGRGKAAPAEAPAPEGEAATAPPMTEEEKKEREREEREKKEREGRLPGGPPRLHEGLMELEEHLAAMQGRAGEEEEAPLVKPIPDMARRPSGDRPEWAIDVPPVVTVLGHIDHGKTSLLDALRNTQIAAGEAGGITQHIGASEISHDGKPIVFLDTPGHAAFTAMRARGAQVTDIAIIIVAADDGIMPQTVEAINHAKAAQVPIVVAINKVDLPDANVDRVKQQLLEHELVPEEWGGSTIVVPISARTGEGLDNLMEMLHIVAEVQELWADPNADLAGIIVEAQLDQSQGPVATVLVRNGRLSVGDVVVCGTAYGRVRRLRNWLGKTIKTVEPGHPASVIGLSDVPESGDVMIRVATPKEARVMAEQNALVLREHQAIGAQGAALRELYHTLQGGQIKDLNVIIKADAYGSAQALESSLLQLNEELEEVKINVIHVGVGAVSESDVLLATASKAIVVGFHVEADASVLQAAASEGVEVRTYRIIYQVLDDFRAAAFGMLEPLIETQYLGKAEVLQIFRISRVGVVAGSRVTDGEMRPNADIVVTRDGEEVYRGKLTSLRHFNQDVSVMQAPAECGLAATDFRGWKVGDKVEATMQVTVERKLQPVS; the protein is encoded by the coding sequence TTGGCGAAGGTACGGGTTTTCCAATTGGCCAAGGAGATGGGGCTGCAGACGGAAGCGCTGCTGGCCGCCCTGGCCAAGCTGGGCGTGGAGAATGTCACCAAGGCGTCGGCCATTGATGATGAGACGGCGACGGCCTTGCGCGACATCATCGGCGAGCAGGCCGCCAAGGTCAAGGCGGCCGAGGAAGCCAAGGTGGCCGAGGCGGCTGCTGCCAAGGAGGCAGCGGCACCCGCGGCAGCGCCGGCGGCCAAGCGTGGCCGCGGCAAGGCTGCGCCGGCCGAGGCCCCCGCGCCCGAAGGGGAGGCCGCGACCGCGCCCCCGATGACCGAGGAAGAGAAGAAGGAACGCGAGCGCGAGGAGCGCGAGAAGAAGGAGCGCGAAGGCCGGCTGCCCGGTGGCCCGCCGCGCCTGCACGAGGGCCTCATGGAGCTGGAGGAGCACCTGGCGGCCATGCAGGGCCGGGCCGGCGAGGAAGAGGAAGCGCCCCTGGTCAAGCCCATTCCCGACATGGCGCGGCGCCCGTCCGGCGACCGCCCCGAGTGGGCCATTGACGTGCCCCCGGTCGTCACCGTGCTCGGGCACATTGACCACGGCAAGACCAGCCTGCTGGACGCGCTGCGCAACACGCAGATCGCCGCGGGCGAGGCCGGCGGCATCACCCAGCACATCGGCGCCTCCGAGATATCCCATGACGGCAAGCCCATCGTGTTCCTGGATACCCCCGGCCACGCGGCCTTCACGGCCATGCGCGCCCGCGGGGCGCAGGTCACCGATATCGCCATCATCATTGTGGCGGCCGACGACGGCATCATGCCGCAGACGGTGGAAGCCATCAACCATGCCAAGGCCGCGCAGGTGCCCATCGTCGTGGCCATCAACAAGGTGGACCTGCCCGACGCCAACGTGGATCGCGTCAAGCAGCAACTGCTGGAGCACGAACTGGTCCCCGAGGAGTGGGGCGGCAGCACCATCGTCGTGCCCATCTCGGCCAGGACCGGCGAGGGCCTCGACAACCTGATGGAGATGCTGCACATCGTCGCGGAAGTGCAGGAGCTGTGGGCCGACCCGAACGCCGACCTGGCGGGGATCATCGTGGAGGCGCAGCTCGACCAGAGCCAGGGCCCGGTGGCGACGGTACTGGTGCGCAACGGCCGGCTGAGCGTGGGCGATGTGGTGGTGTGCGGCACGGCGTACGGCCGCGTGCGACGGCTGCGCAACTGGCTGGGCAAGACCATCAAGACGGTGGAGCCCGGCCACCCGGCTTCGGTCATCGGCCTGTCCGATGTGCCCGAGTCCGGCGACGTGATGATCCGCGTCGCCACCCCCAAGGAAGCGCGCGTGATGGCCGAGCAGAACGCGCTGGTGCTGCGCGAGCATCAGGCGATCGGCGCGCAGGGCGCGGCGCTGCGCGAGCTGTACCATACGCTGCAGGGCGGCCAGATCAAGGACCTCAATGTCATCATCAAGGCCGACGCCTACGGCTCGGCGCAGGCCCTGGAGAGCTCGCTGCTGCAGCTCAATGAAGAGCTGGAAGAGGTCAAGATCAACGTCATCCACGTCGGCGTGGGCGCGGTGAGCGAGTCCGATGTGCTGCTGGCCACGGCCTCCAAGGCCATCGTCGTGGGCTTCCACGTGGAAGCCGACGCGTCGGTCCTGCAGGCTGCCGCCAGTGAGGGCGTCGAGGTCCGCACCTACCGCATCATCTACCAGGTGCTCGACGACTTCCGCGCCGCCGCCTTCGGGATGCTCGAGCCGCTCATCGAGACCCAGTACCTGGGCAAGGCCGAGGTCCTGCAGATCTTCCGCATCTCGCGGGTGGGTGTCGTGGCCGGCTCGCGCGTGACGGACGGGGAGATGCGGCCGAACGCCGACATCGTCGTGACGCGCGACGGCGAGGAAGTCTACCGGGGCAAGCTGACGTCGCTGCGGCACTTCAACCAGGATGTGTCCGTGATGCAGGCACCCGCCGAGTGCGGTCTGGCCGCGACTGACTTCCGGGGCTGGAAGGTCGGCGACAAGGTCGAGGCCACGATGCAGGTCACCGTCGAGCGGAAGCTGCAGCCGGTCTCGTAG
- the nusA gene encoding transcription termination factor NusA — translation MNGEFLEALEQLQKEKDIPLTSLVQTVEAAMSSAYRKHYGSTEEVRLQIDMGARTMRMIVRKPILPEQPEGAEPLDLEALAEQGLLQYEEREVDTHEFGRIAAQTAKQVVMQRIREAEREIVFDEFSHRVGEVVTAEVQRKDARNVFVALGRAEALLPAHEQIPGEPYRFNDRLKVYLLEVRKTTKTPQIIVSRTHPQLVTRLFELEVPEVYDGIVQIKSVAREPGARSKVAVLSTDTQVDAVGACVGHRGARVQAIVDELRGEKIDIVRFNDDIREYLKSALSPARVSQVLPNMDEQSATVIAPDNQLSLAIGRRGQNVRLAAQLTGWRIDIRSESQWAEAPDLALAAAAASAETAAPAEAKEERRFRIYELAKELEVESKDLVEILQEEGVEVTSHASTVSEDVAKMLRELLSGGSGTLDNFEE, via the coding sequence ATGAACGGAGAGTTCCTCGAGGCCCTGGAGCAGCTTCAGAAGGAAAAGGACATTCCCCTGACCTCCCTGGTGCAGACCGTGGAGGCGGCCATGTCTTCGGCCTACCGCAAGCACTACGGCTCGACCGAGGAGGTGCGGCTGCAGATTGACATGGGGGCGCGGACGATGCGGATGATCGTGCGCAAGCCCATCCTCCCCGAACAGCCCGAAGGGGCTGAGCCGCTGGACCTCGAAGCGCTGGCCGAGCAGGGGCTGCTGCAGTACGAAGAGCGGGAAGTGGATACCCACGAGTTCGGCCGCATCGCGGCGCAGACGGCCAAGCAGGTCGTCATGCAGCGCATCCGCGAGGCCGAGCGCGAGATCGTGTTTGACGAGTTCAGCCACCGCGTCGGCGAGGTCGTCACCGCCGAGGTGCAGCGCAAGGACGCGCGCAATGTGTTCGTGGCGCTGGGCCGGGCCGAGGCGCTGCTGCCGGCCCACGAGCAGATCCCCGGCGAGCCGTACCGCTTCAATGACCGGCTGAAGGTGTATCTGCTGGAAGTCCGCAAGACCACCAAGACCCCCCAGATCATTGTGTCGCGCACCCACCCGCAACTGGTCACCCGGCTCTTTGAGCTGGAGGTGCCGGAGGTCTATGACGGCATCGTGCAGATCAAGTCGGTGGCGCGCGAGCCGGGGGCCCGCTCCAAGGTCGCGGTGCTCTCGACCGACACGCAGGTGGATGCGGTGGGCGCGTGCGTGGGCCATCGCGGCGCGCGCGTGCAAGCGATTGTGGACGAACTGCGCGGCGAGAAGATTGATATCGTGCGGTTCAATGACGATATCCGCGAGTACCTCAAGAGCGCGCTGTCGCCGGCGCGCGTCAGCCAAGTGCTGCCGAACATGGACGAGCAGTCCGCGACCGTCATCGCCCCGGACAACCAGCTCTCGCTGGCCATCGGCCGGCGCGGGCAGAACGTGCGGCTGGCGGCGCAACTGACCGGCTGGCGGATTGACATCCGCAGCGAGAGCCAGTGGGCCGAGGCGCCGGACCTGGCACTGGCGGCCGCCGCGGCGAGCGCCGAGACTGCCGCCCCCGCCGAGGCCAAGGAGGAGCGGCGCTTCCGCATCTACGAGCTGGCCAAGGAACTGGAAGTCGAGAGCAAGGACCTCGTCGAGATCCTGCAGGAGGAGGGCGTGGAAGTCACCAGTCACGCCAGCACGGTCTCCGAGGATGTCGCGAAGATGCTGCGCGAGTTGCTCAGTGGCGGCTCGGGCACGCTGGACAACTTCGAGGAGTAG
- a CDS encoding ribosome maturation factor RimP, whose translation MKQAAKHPVVERIEGEVEQTLRDFGYELVQIKFGGPPGNQTLSVYMDKPGGVTTNDCQYMTERLSVLLDVLDPISGSYHLLVSSPGINRPLTRDEDFARFAGRRAAVTTRDAEGKRATVRGSLQGLEDGQVVLQVGEQVERLPLDDVEQAHLVHEWPDEAKTNAE comes from the coding sequence GTGAAACAGGCGGCGAAGCACCCGGTCGTGGAGAGGATCGAGGGGGAAGTCGAGCAGACGCTGCGGGACTTCGGCTACGAACTGGTGCAGATCAAGTTCGGCGGGCCGCCCGGCAACCAGACGCTGTCGGTGTACATGGACAAGCCCGGTGGCGTGACCACCAACGACTGCCAGTACATGACCGAGCGGCTGTCGGTGCTGCTGGATGTGCTCGACCCGATCTCGGGCAGCTATCATCTGCTGGTGTCGTCGCCCGGCATCAACCGGCCGCTGACGCGCGATGAGGATTTCGCGCGCTTTGCAGGCCGGAGGGCCGCCGTGACGACGCGCGATGCCGAGGGCAAGCGGGCGACGGTACGGGGGAGCCTGCAGGGCCTGGAGGACGGGCAGGTGGTGTTGCAGGTGGGCGAGCAGGTCGAGCGCCTGCCGCTGGATGATGTGGAACAGGCGCACCTGGTGCATGAGTGGCCGGACGAGGCAAAGACAAATGCGGAATGA
- a CDS encoding phosphoribosylformylglycinamidine synthase subunit PurS — MKNVELLVRLKIPDVTALTAANALRRSMGYSQLRELGRADYYRLALNADTDDEAVALARELAEKTNLFVNPNKHVYEVVTSHATAAPAQGQRAQVLVTDPHDGSAEGMLSALQGRLGYADRVAGLTRGVLWTMVLDVPDAAEARRLAAEMAETKSLEKGLLVNPHFQEFEVW, encoded by the coding sequence ATGAAGAACGTCGAGCTGCTGGTCCGTCTGAAGATCCCGGATGTCACGGCCTTGACCGCCGCCAACGCCCTGCGCCGCAGCATGGGCTACTCCCAACTGCGCGAGTTGGGCCGGGCCGACTACTACCGCCTGGCGCTGAACGCCGACACCGACGACGAGGCGGTCGCCCTCGCGCGCGAGCTGGCCGAGAAGACCAACCTGTTCGTCAACCCCAACAAGCACGTCTACGAGGTCGTTACGAGCCACGCAACCGCCGCCCCGGCCCAGGGGCAGCGCGCGCAGGTCCTCGTGACCGACCCGCACGACGGCTCCGCTGAGGGGATGCTCTCGGCCCTCCAGGGCCGTCTGGGCTATGCCGACCGCGTCGCGGGCCTGACCCGGGGCGTGCTGTGGACGATGGTGCTGGACGTACCGGACGCCGCCGAGGCGCGCCGCCTGGCCGCCGAGATGGCCGAGACCAAGTCCCTGGAGAAGGGCCTGCTGGTCAACCCCCATTTCCAGGAATTCGAGGTCTGGTAA
- a CDS encoding carboxypeptidase-like regulatory domain-containing protein, translated as MRYLMLTVVVLVLLGLAGCGGGGGGNNNDDGTGRVTGTLAAANPASYRIVVDGDELTLAPEADGSFAIPDLPPGSHTIGFISGSGMAGAYITVDIDPGDTTDIGDVTPVAGGQIVGLVYQLGDDGVTLTPLAGVEVLADPEPIYYYEGADASLAQATARDGEAVTLKAITDSNGSYVIPAVPEGDYVVTVNVPGLVQGVAYVWVSPGSTAVADFQLVSVIEEGIGTIAGHVTAALEAGGSEALGGALVTVYSDGPWRPIVPTDPIALSAGVKALGVAPPGADGIIAPPYYFSDFSTLTAKDGSYSLNVPSGHLQIGVWAEGYNYVSDTATLLPDATLTRDYELTPWTDWPIDDPTTGTRSK; from the coding sequence ATGCGTTACCTCATGCTGACCGTCGTCGTGTTGGTGCTGCTGGGGCTGGCGGGCTGCGGGGGGGGTGGTGGGGGCAACAACAACGATGACGGCACGGGGCGCGTCACCGGCACCCTGGCCGCCGCCAATCCCGCCTCGTACCGCATCGTCGTCGATGGCGACGAACTCACCCTTGCCCCTGAGGCCGATGGCTCCTTCGCCATCCCGGACCTCCCGCCCGGCTCCCACACCATCGGGTTCATCTCCGGCTCCGGCATGGCCGGCGCCTACATCACGGTGGACATAGACCCGGGGGACACGACCGACATCGGTGACGTCACGCCGGTGGCCGGCGGCCAGATCGTCGGCCTTGTGTACCAACTGGGCGACGACGGCGTCACCCTCACTCCCCTGGCCGGGGTCGAGGTGCTGGCCGATCCCGAGCCCATCTACTACTACGAGGGGGCGGACGCGTCGCTGGCCCAGGCGACGGCCCGTGACGGCGAGGCTGTGACGCTCAAGGCCATCACCGACAGCAACGGGAGCTATGTCATCCCGGCCGTCCCTGAGGGCGACTACGTGGTCACGGTCAACGTCCCCGGCCTCGTGCAGGGCGTGGCGTATGTCTGGGTATCCCCCGGCAGCACCGCCGTCGCCGACTTCCAGTTGGTCTCGGTCATCGAGGAGGGTATCGGGACCATCGCGGGGCACGTGACCGCGGCCCTGGAGGCCGGCGGCAGTGAGGCCCTGGGCGGCGCCCTGGTCACTGTCTACTCCGACGGCCCCTGGCGGCCCATCGTCCCGACCGACCCCATCGCACTTTCAGCGGGGGTCAAGGCCCTCGGTGTCGCCCCTCCGGGCGCGGACGGCATCATCGCGCCCCCCTACTACTTCAGCGACTTCTCCACCCTCACCGCCAAGGATGGCTCCTACTCGCTCAATGTCCCCAGCGGCCATTTGCAGATCGGCGTCTGGGCTGAAGGCTACAACTACGTCTCCGACACGGCGACTCTGCTGCCCGACGCGACCCTGACCCGGGACTACGAACTCACGCCCTGGACCGACTGGCCGATAGACGACCCCACGACGGGCACACGGAGCAAGTAG
- a CDS encoding right-handed parallel beta-helix repeat-containing protein, whose translation MPRLLLAALASLLALSCACAQVNQKAIDDVAAGKLTEAKASWWGFDATDATACLQAAINSKVPKLTVDNVGKPWIVTPIRLVGNQEITFEKGVEVLAKADEFKGGNDSLFSARLAQNITLSGYGATLRMRRADYDDATRYKHAEWRHVLQFHSCSSIKVLGLTLAESGGDGIYLGTGQAGVPNKNVVIRDVICDKNYRQGISVISAEDLLIENTIMRDTAGTAPMAGIDFEPNGPDERIANCVMRNCVAEGNNSWGYVAYLPPLRATSAPVGLRLENCKALSNKAGAFGFVTNGTAEAAVPGKVELINCEFTGNGGSAFGLVGNPPPPVGCRITVQGCRFLDNAVTKPAEAPIVFGTRQGADLDVGGVTFTDVVVRDPVARNPMVFVDMASGLNVSDVTGNLILEKDGRQQKVELTRELLGQWMPVIVLKKIPRIHPKGMAFAPLQAPAAGQKLALGSWRLRKAGAACVWARQGDAVTVTISSGQIGRYAANPVAVVVTSPSGQEVTKVQAPFGQESPISFTAPETGLYLLRSDAGGNYAVYTASTHPFNLCYDGEAIHFISSTGTLYFYVPAGTKEFGLRVNGEGLGEGVKATLTNGAGEVVQEKDNVARTDMFTVELPQPSPGGTWSLKLEKPSAMAMEDYYIDPLGIPPLLAPSKECLLKPAQ comes from the coding sequence ATGCCTCGTCTGCTGCTCGCCGCACTCGCCTCCCTTCTGGCACTCTCCTGCGCCTGCGCCCAGGTCAACCAGAAGGCCATTGACGACGTCGCCGCCGGCAAGCTCACCGAAGCCAAAGCTTCCTGGTGGGGCTTTGACGCCACCGACGCCACCGCGTGCCTCCAGGCCGCCATCAACTCCAAGGTCCCGAAGCTGACCGTGGACAATGTCGGCAAGCCCTGGATCGTCACCCCGATCAGGCTCGTCGGCAACCAGGAGATCACCTTCGAGAAGGGTGTCGAGGTCCTCGCCAAGGCCGATGAGTTCAAGGGCGGCAACGACTCCCTCTTCAGCGCCCGCCTCGCCCAGAACATCACCCTCAGCGGCTACGGCGCCACGCTCCGCATGCGGCGTGCCGACTACGACGACGCCACCCGCTACAAGCACGCCGAATGGCGTCACGTCCTGCAGTTCCATAGCTGCAGCAGCATCAAGGTCCTCGGGCTCACCCTCGCCGAAAGTGGTGGCGACGGCATCTACCTGGGCACCGGCCAGGCCGGCGTCCCCAACAAGAACGTCGTCATCCGGGACGTCATCTGCGACAAGAACTACCGCCAGGGCATCAGCGTCATCTCCGCCGAGGACCTGCTGATCGAGAACACAATCATGCGCGACACCGCCGGCACCGCCCCGATGGCTGGCATTGACTTCGAGCCGAACGGTCCCGACGAGCGAATCGCCAACTGCGTGATGCGCAACTGCGTGGCCGAGGGCAACAACAGTTGGGGCTACGTCGCCTATCTGCCGCCCCTGCGCGCCACCTCCGCCCCCGTCGGCCTGCGCCTGGAGAACTGCAAGGCCCTGAGCAACAAGGCCGGCGCCTTCGGCTTCGTCACCAACGGCACGGCCGAGGCTGCCGTGCCCGGCAAGGTGGAGCTGATCAACTGCGAGTTCACGGGCAACGGCGGCTCGGCGTTCGGCCTCGTCGGCAACCCGCCCCCGCCGGTAGGCTGCCGCATCACCGTGCAAGGCTGCCGGTTCCTGGACAACGCTGTGACCAAGCCCGCGGAGGCCCCCATCGTGTTCGGGACCCGTCAGGGCGCCGATCTCGATGTGGGCGGCGTCACGTTCACCGATGTCGTCGTGCGCGACCCCGTCGCCCGTAACCCCATGGTCTTCGTGGACATGGCCTCGGGCCTCAACGTCTCCGATGTCACCGGCAATCTCATCCTCGAGAAGGACGGCCGGCAGCAGAAGGTCGAGCTGACCAGAGAGCTGCTGGGCCAGTGGATGCCGGTCATCGTCCTCAAGAAGATCCCCCGGATCCACCCGAAGGGCATGGCCTTCGCGCCGCTGCAGGCCCCAGCCGCCGGCCAGAAGCTCGCGCTGGGGAGCTGGCGCCTGCGCAAGGCCGGCGCGGCCTGCGTCTGGGCCAGGCAGGGCGATGCCGTCACCGTCACGATCAGCTCCGGCCAGATCGGCAGGTACGCCGCGAACCCGGTCGCCGTCGTCGTCACCTCCCCGTCCGGCCAGGAAGTCACGAAGGTCCAGGCCCCGTTCGGCCAGGAGAGCCCGATCAGCTTCACTGCCCCCGAGACTGGTCTGTACCTGCTGCGCAGTGACGCCGGCGGCAACTACGCCGTCTACACCGCCAGCACTCACCCCTTCAACCTGTGCTACGACGGCGAGGCCATCCACTTCATCTCCTCCACCGGCACGCTGTACTTCTACGTCCCGGCCGGGACGAAGGAGTTCGGCCTGCGGGTCAACGGCGAGGGTCTCGGCGAGGGCGTCAAGGCGACCCTGACCAACGGCGCCGGGGAGGTCGTGCAGGAGAAGGACAACGTGGCGCGCACCGACATGTTCACCGTCGAGCTGCCGCAGCCGTCGCCCGGGGGGACGTGGAGCCTCAAGCTCGAGAAGCCCTCAGCGATGGCGATGGAGGACTACTACATCGACCCGCTCGGCATCCCGCCGCTGCTGGCCCCGAGCAAGGAGTGCCTGCTCAAGCCGGCCCAGTAA